A region of the Nilaparvata lugens isolate BPH unplaced genomic scaffold, ASM1435652v1 scaffold4963, whole genome shotgun sequence genome:
aaaatggattttgttaaatttctatcacgattttctcaaaaatgacgactgatttttttcaaattcataccctgtatagatatcagctctattaactggcatgagtctcctccctgagaaataacagggggtccaccccattcttAAGAAATTTACTTTGAAACCTCCTTCTCGTGTTTGAGGTAGGTATGTTAggtagtttattcaaaagaacacataaatatcggggcaccgagcttcgctcgttattttaaGGAAAAtgtaagctgcgtttacaccgaagttattaacaaaatgttaataacttaattcttatagattctattagattgaacattacttatcatacacatgatgagcatattatgtgtttgtcaagttccgttcaatctaatagaatctataaggattaagtcattaacattttgttaataactttggtgtaaacgcagcagtactctgaaaacaattatatacaatagtATGATCGTAGTTTTAAATATGTAGTAGCCAATTGTCATTATGTTATCCCCCTAAATTATTATCGTTTGAtgttacagttcaatgagcaaggaaagttatgtgagtgtaccacaccagattttttttataatttagtaATCTATTGAACTTTCAGAGTGACAGCACTAGTAGTGAAGACGAATGGGTAGAAGCTCCCACTGCCTCCCAAAATTCGACCAAAAGCAGAGACGAAGATATACAGAAGGCCACCGCTAAGAAGGAAGAAGATAATGACGAGTGGGCATCTTTTTCTGGTCAGTTCCGGACGAGAGAAGAAATACAAGAGAAACGAAAGCCGAAAAAAGAGGAACGCGTGAATCTCGACAAGGTATttagtattcattttctaaacgGTTTAGGTTCATAATGTGATCACAAAAACTATAAGGGCATGTCAAAAAAGGTAACTCAGCTTTCTCAGGGTCAAGTCCATACGAGTTGTTTTCTTCCAGTTGACAtgacaaattcaattcaattcaatttattaatgtcaacaaaaattaatatacaattcatacttacaaacataaaatacaaattctttataaaataatgaatatttacataaaatatcatattctaaataatatgaCAGGACAGGAAACTCTCCGATTGACTGGACAGGAAGGTCACTCAATGATAAAAAGGTCACTCAAATCAAAAAATCTATGATAACTGGGTGTGAGGCCACACAAGGCGTTTTTTCAGTCGGCACGAAAGGACAGGAAGCTCCCCGATTGGCGGCCGATTGAGTGACCTTCTGTCCAGTCAATCGGAAAGTTTCCTGTCCTTTCGTGCTGACTGAAAAAACGCCTTGTGTGGCCTCACCCTCAGTTAtcatagatttttttttaaatttgtctcCTTTCAAGAACATCACTCAACGATTTATGAATTCGAtgatttcaattaaattattcaatgaagTTGCACAATTTAGTTCAATAGGCgaatttattctcttcaaaaCTAAAACAACTAAACGTGTTATATCAAATACAAAATAGGGATAATACAGCTCTAGAATGATTTATCATTCTATCTGTATGAtttaagctacgtttacactatgtagctggagagctatatagcagagctatataaaatttgagctacatatagctcttctagatgtagctctgctataagtagATTTTAACGCTAATTTTatctagcagagctatatgtagtaGCTCTGCAAGATGTTTGGAATAAAGTTCACTATTCAGTTCCCAGTCAGAAGTCGAAGAAGAAGGTAGTTCTTGCAGCAGTCGCTGCTTTCGCCGCagctactgtgatattttcagcacagggaagagaaagaagatttTGGATAAGACCCTCCCTTCTGGCTAGAAAACTATACAGTGGTAGTGAGTGACCTTTTGAAGGACCTAAATGAGGATGATAGAGACGATTTGACCTATGAAATTCGGTGTGATAGTAGTTTCAAGATCTTTCTTCTAATATTGTCTCTATTTCAGTCGAATTCACTCTCTATTTttacacaataatataattataaatcagAAAGAAATGCTTGTAATGCGCAGTAACCTActagcactctgacaacaaatgagtacGGTATATCAGGTGATCAGCTGTAAATCCAGGAGGCACTAAACAGCAGTAAACAGTTGCGGCAGTcttccttcaaggacagagcagctacatctagctctgctataaacaaaaattggcatatagcagagctacatgtagctctgattctctttgatgtttactgaaaactttGGATAGCTCAattttctgctatatagctgagaaaataggcttaaaactgctatatagccgtgctatatagcagatctccagtgtcactttttgaacatgtagcagagctatatagctctgctacatagttgaccgaacgaagtgaggtccaagattcaagtcgacggtttggcatttctcttaatgtttaaatgtttttatgttgcgcatttacggcgaaacgcggtaatagattttcatgaaatttgacaggtatgttcctttttaaattgcgcgtcgacgtatatacaaggtttttttgaaattttgcatttcaaggataaaatataaaaggaaaaaggagcctccttcatacgtcataattagagtaaaaatcaggctatagaattattcatcataaatcagctgacaactgattacacagatgtgtggagaagccagtctattactgtatttgtataaggtctatagtttcaatcaaatacattaaACAGGTATGCATCTTCAAGCTGGGTtgaatccttatagattctattagattgaacggaagttgacaaacacacatgttaATCATGTGTATgttaagttatgttcaatctaatataatctaaaaggattgagttactaacatttttctaataaatttggtctaatcgcagctttaaggtctttggtttcaatattttgttttgcagtcatggtattattatgcgtgcccatcagtatcaatattctcacattcgaaaaaaactaattcaataggtgaataaaaataaacaaattaactaaataacgctggagaaattataataattttgattctaaaaaattaaattttcatcagatagaaagaccatcacggaactggatgaattatatggaatacaaattcaaacgtgaactgagtttgttaacatttaaaacagttgacatctggtacttgtggatgagaatactacgtgaggtctactgttcacagaactactagtgtaaacCTAGCTTTAGAATCATGTAGGGTTACtagttctcctatcttcttccactgccattataacatggacctcactatattcacTAGAATAAGTATGCATCTCGAAGCTCTGTAACTATTATCAAGTATAACTATTCCAAATAATAAGTCACCGTTATTATTCAGTCATTCACTGTTGTCTGATAATGAAAATTATGTATGAACAATTTCTAACACATAACTCACACTTTTATATtaccatacagaaaagataacataagaagatatcctatggtatcaggcgtttatgttccaaatttcactgttatctcaagccgatagtcctatagTAAACGCGAATTGAAGAGGCGGGTGATGGTGGCACCATCTCTGAACGtgaaattggtaaatttcaagcaGTAAAAACGTTTGTCCGCTTTGTGTTTGTTTATATTTGAAATGTCGCCATAACCTGacttctcattaaaaatatgtttattcaaGATTTTTAGAATTCAGTCATACAAATTGTAAATTAAGTAAAAAAAACTTACCAAAAATAAGAAACGAGTAGCACCAAATTCAAGCCTTCACTGAACTGTTGTAATTGGACaagtatttgtttgtttttctctaaaacataaataaaacctgattttaaaattgtcaaaataagGGATTGACACATGACCATTATTTAGAATAACACATGCAATTTTAATGCTTGAAGTTTGCCAATTTCACTCAGAGATGGTGGCACCATCACCCGCCTCTCTAATTTGCGTTTTCTAAAGTAGTTCTCTTTCTTGAAGAGTCTCAAAATAAGTATTTATTACATCCacgtgaaaattgaaaaattcttatAGAGCAAATAATAGTACAATAAACTGATAGTCCACGTGAAGCTAATTGatgctgatagtctctcatactgtgccgttcttacactcttatccaacaaaacagtaataatagacagtaatcggctggAGTTGGCAAAATATTGACTTGGGATATGGGATATCTTCgtgtgctatcttttctctatgagcTTTTTATCTTCATCATAATGATTTTGTCGATATTTACAGTTAGGCCAGTCCGCCCGGGAGCTGAATCCGTATTGGAAAGATGGCGGAAGTGGTCTGCCGGAGGAGGAGAAGGCGGTGGTGGGCGGAGGGGCAGTGGGTGACTTTGGCCTAGACTGGCTGCGCAGAGCGATGCGCCGTAGCAAGGAGCAGGCACTGGAGGAGAAGCGGTCTCTGGAAGAGGTGGTTGCTGAACGCTGGGGGGTGAGTCACTTCATCATCTAGATTTTCATGAGAAGAAGCTTATCTCAAGGTCCAAGCCACACAACGCGTttttttttcaggcgttttcagatgAGTCggcatttcatttcatttttatttcacaaCCTACATCACAAGGATGAGAGGCACGTTAAGGAAGTCGCTACTTGTCAATCACACTCTTCACTGGAAATTCCTACAGTGAATAGAGTGGATTGTCTAAGTGCCTGTACCACATGACGACGTTTGTCGCTTGGTAAAACGCCGCGTTGTCGCGCGTTGGAAATTGTGATACCGTACACATGAAGGCGTTGGTAgtttcatttcataatttagtccagtcactatatacattggtgcatgcaattatattgtagttctgattttttaatatactatttgggtacataagagaagtccagaaccaatttcttcatgcaaaatttccttgtgctagatacagggtggcccaaaaacctcatattttcggctcattttccagttttcagctatttcttctaaatatcgtaatcggacagaaaaatttgctctcgccttttttaaagattataatattttgaattaaatgagattattcggaactctctatttCCAATGAGTAcagagttatgattttttaaaaatgagtgaaatttgtcgtaaaaatcaattttgatgaattttagttttcgatcaacaatatcttccaattgttaccatttagatgtataattcgaaatctctctgggcgtatttttgtgctctacaatctgaaatcaggtagagcgctctatctcatatggatttccaggtacacctgacaacaatgctccttgtattgtgaaaaactcctaattttcagcttcaaccatcatcaccaactacattgtcctcacattgatatttcgcacaatgacataagttcatgagatatGTCTCTGCGTTTTCAGCAGTCTACTGTGTGGGAGGTCGAAATCATTTTTTCCTCTTGTGTTATGTTCATGTATATTGCTTCTACATTGCCTAACCGTTACAtacttttttatatatagaaCCGTCTTGTAAATATaaagataagatatttattgacaattgttactaggctcttgtctatggtaacatttacaaaaattgacataataaaattaaattaaacttaagagataaataattattttcagttatgcattagtattaataattacaatattgaagaaaataatattgtacatattgAGCCATCAACATCAACTAAAGTATTATCACATTAGCaagttgttatttgcatccatgtggagtgaaacttatcatgaaagtataccatgaaaaattgaagttcataataaaatacaatagagGGAAGATGAAATAGGTGACAGATAAACTATGAAGGTGGTCCCATCACACAACATTGTGATcagacttttaataaaaaaaagcgAAGTAATAATGAAACTGTGCATGAAATAGGAGCAATGAAATGAGAGCGTGAATGCATCAAACCCTGCCAATCATAATGACCTTATGCGTAAATATAGAGGGATACTACTGTAAAAATCTTGTCTTTTCTGAAATAAGGTCTGCAGTGAGCATCATATGGCAAACAGTTCATAATCCAATTGGTTCGACCATtgggcagggcaggaagctctccgattggctgattatcagctgatatccgaacgccaacccaatcagccttGAAAACGCTTCGTGAAGCTTAGCCCTAAGTGAACTAAACACATAGTCTGTTCTGGGAGCCGAGAGACGATGTAAATAAACTTGTGTCTGTGGCAGTACAGGTAtatcttgaggtgcgtacagatttacgcgccgcgaacatgagcaattcacttttaatcagctgattccaagctttttatatctgcatcttaccgtttctgtaaaatacagatatagtcagctgattaaaagtgaattgctaatgttcgcggtgcgtatatctgtacgcacctttagagcaGCAAGACCGATTCACTGTACTCAGAAAGTAGGAAATTAATACTGAACTTAATCACAGTTTGTACGTGATTCAGTGAAAATGATAGCGTGAACTTGTAATCACAAGTCCAATTGACAGCAGATTtgagttataaccattttgatagcataagctatcttttctctatggttacagTCAGCTAAGTTGCTCTGATTTAAGTTTTTTACTGTGTTATGTTATTAAAAATCgaagccccccccccccccgtctatcggaggagacgataaacTGTCGGTcacgactacctaaaaagtagtcgtcatctctcatcatcatcatccctctcactcattacccacgcacaagcctgagaGCTTATgtaggcatcaccctcagtattatttaaaaaaataataataggtaataataaaaattttgttatagtgaggtccacgttataatgacagtatttgatcaactttggttttgctatccttgtctatcattcgacaaagccggtggtactatccttttctaggtccacaacgatgccaattatgtttttgacagtgtagaaatataatttactagccgtcaggctcgcttcgctcgccatatccgtctagccagggggctccgccccctggacccccgactggatcgtccgagaatgagatcagaaggctcgcttcgctcgcctgcatttttcatttgagcatttttatcatatgttagaacaatctagtcgggggtccagactaaacgtctggctaaacggatatggcgagcgaagcgagcctgacggctagtaatataatattcccaggattgaagtagcagtgcccaatcaatttttcagcgatgaatgcatttaaatcttcaacttggtgccaacctaacaaagtcaactcaacttaatgccaacctgacaaaattattaatttagttgccagttaacaactgtttcgaagaggtactctatctagattatagttctatagtaacatatgatatggaaatttcaattataattaagagattgggagaagaagaatatacatgctaaaagacgaactttaaacccttaaaaacaacccttagagttaaaatattgccaaaagatttcttagtgcgcctctaaagggccaactgaacatacctaccaaatttgaacgtttttggtccggtagattttcagttatgcgagtgagtgagtgagtgagtgccatttcgcttttatatatatagatcaatgcagagaatcggcatcgctattcttctatctttgtccactgccattataacatggacctcactataggttcaCTCATACCACAGCAGTAGTCAGTTACAGTAGTTGATTTGCtctgttttcagttttttatagTATTGTGTGACTTGTTCTATTCAAACTTTTTTGTAAACTTAATTAATGTAAcctttttttacattttttcagtCTTTGGCCAAATTGGAATCATTGATTGC
Encoded here:
- the LOC120355841 gene encoding CWF19-like protein 2 encodes the protein MLMDSHKSHRKHKKVRKKKKRRHKSSSSSDSTSSEDEWVEAPTASQNSTKSRDEDIQKATAKKEEDNDEWASFSGQFRTREEIQEKRKPKKEERVNLDKLGQSARELNPYWKDGGSGLPEEEKAVVGGGAVGDFGLDWLRRAMRRSKEQALEEKRSLEEVVAERWGSLAKLESLIAEAEEKQRRTVTNQTTTTMTGIKEENHMTSLIEAMTSLLKKIHETQQRV